A single Anopheles maculipalpis chromosome 3RL, idAnoMacuDA_375_x, whole genome shotgun sequence DNA region contains:
- the LOC126562298 gene encoding eukaryotic translation initiation factor 3 subunit E, whose amino-acid sequence MAKFDLTTKNCQYLDRHLTFPLLEFLLQKNVFDQTSLLKFILETLSKTNMLDYTNDIRERLTQEKSQPDEVNQRRSAVLVTLKELQVEVAPLMKCMEELKNPDSSKDHKSVILALQQTLDYDIILSAQKLAKFLYECGNYNDSLSYLYVCMLAMEPSDKNYLGVLWGKLAVEILTLNWPTALEDLTRLRDFIDNYNFTPIQVLQQRAWLIHWSVLVFFNHAKGRDLIIDMFLYKPQYLNAIQTMCPHILRYLATAVIINRGRRNALKDLIKVIQQESYTYRDPITEFLEHLYVNFDFEAARKKLNECQTVISNDFFIIGCLTEFIENARLMIFETFCRIHQCITIGMLADKLNMKPDEAECWIVNLIRNARLDAKIDSKLGHVVMGTQPLSPYQQLVEKIDSLSVRSEALTLLVERKHKAKTQEAGEGHWKYY is encoded by the exons ATGGCCAAGTTTGACCTCACGACTAAGAATTGCCAGTATTTGGATCGTCATTTAACGTTTCCTTTGCTGGAATTTTTGCTGCAGAAAAAT GTCTTCGATCAGACGTCCCTGTTGAAGTTCATCCTGGAGACGTTAAGCAAAACCAATATGTTGGACTACACGAACGACATTCGTGAGCGCTTGACGCAGGAGAAAAGTCAGCCGGATGAGGTGAATCAGCGCCGTTCCGCGGTGCTGGTAACACTGAAAGAATTACAGGTCGAGGTGGCACCGCTGATGAAGTGTATGGAGGAGCTCAAGAATCCGGACTCATCGAAGGATCATAAATCGGTGATACTTGCTTTGCAGCAGACACTGGAT TACGACATCATCCTTAGCGCCCAAAAGCTGGCCAAGTTTTTGTACGAGTGTGGCAACTATAACGATTCGTTGTCGTACCTGTACGTCTGCATGCTGGCAATGGAACCAAGCGATAAAAACTATCTCGGCGTGCTGTGGGGCAAGCTGGCAGTTGAAATTTTGACGCTCAACTGGCCCACCGCTCTGGAGGATTTGACGCGTCTGCGCGACTTTATCGACAACTACAACTTTACCCCGATCCAGGTGCTTCAGCAGCGAGCTTGGCTGATTCACTGGAGCGTGTTGGTGTTCTTTAATCACGCGAAGGGTCGTGATCTGATCATCGACATGTTCCTGTACAAGCCGCAATACTTGAACGCGATCCAGACGATGTGCCCACACATTCTGCGCTACCTTGCAACGGCGGTCATCATCAACCGTGGGCGCCGGAACGCGCTGAAGGATCTGATCAAGGTGATCCAGCAAGAATCATACACGTACCGCGATCCGATCACTGAGTTTCTGGAGCATCTTTACGTAAACTTTGATTTCGAGGCAGCCCGCAAGAAGTTGAACGAGTGCCAAACGGTCATTTCGAATGATTTCTTCATCATCGGCTGTTTGACGGAGTTCATTGAGAATGCGCGTCTGATGATCTTCGAAACGTTCTGTCGAATCCATCAGTGCATTACGATTGGCATGCTGGCGGACAAGCTGAACATGAAGCCGGACGAGGCGGAGTGTTGGATTGTGAATTTGATCCGTAATGCGCGATTGGACGCAAAAATTGATTCGAAGCTGGGCCATGTGGTGATGGGCACGCAGCCACTCTCGCCTTACCAGCAGTTGGTAGAAAAAATTGACTCCCTCTCCGTACGCTCCGAAGCGTTGACCCTGTTGGTCGAGCGAAAGCACAAagcaaaaactcaggaagctGGCGAAGGCCACTGGAAGTATTACTAA
- the LOC126561583 gene encoding importin-4-like produces MEQIIRNLLVADNDLIQQASADLKEAFKKPETIPQLCEICVTNSDPQVRQYAAMLLKKHLGKLRAWREVPVETQTLIKKGMLEAIVNESEKSVRNAITGFVGVLVKHEAEREDGWMGEVLKFMFESTSSSDPKLSELGSSVFATLTDVAPDQFMPHIEMVCQLFSSALMATEAGGNMATPVIYNILLGMSHLVPFIPGRQEVEQTYQDSIPYVLKALGAFAMQDSFKFIEAFDILENLADESSRTLSPHMKLLIDFCLQLAGNTQLDDSVRVKTITFIGWLVRLKKKMIIKQKLVEPIVNALFALMSVAPEVEDEDEEYFGSNEVSTPSTCATQSLDVLALHIPPKQLFPPLMALLEPALAGVDPLPKKAAYLSIAVIAEGCSEHICSKYLRVLVDVIKRGITDENVMIRNAALFALGQFSEHLQPEISQHADEILPILFEFLQQLCLQIRSGGKEPPHIDRVFYALETTCENLEEQVTPYLPMLMERLFESLDSRNSVHLRELSLTTIGATASAAKEHMLPYFPRLIDCLKVYLVKTDDEDICTLRPQAIDTFAALVRTIGRDNFLPLAVDTLNMGLTMMDESNDPDLRRSCYNLFASMASSVKEDMAGSLNKIVETMLESVRSSEGIVPTFKDGGAGDDMPILPNGAVGGANGSGDGDDEDDEFDIENSIEDEEEDEEDIAGYSIENAYMDEKEEAILALMEFAEHTGSAFAPFIQTAFEEIYKLLNHPNEDIRKASIDAVKQFVVALHQLGNMEGVNQTILILIPKLSEIIRTDEERTVVMSALDGFSDILQEVGAATFQADGQKDAVFNCIVDVLNGKVACQFDEPVDEEQEESEYDEAILESAGDILPKFGRALPAEEFAVYFGRVWPYFIQKIEKSKQKDETTDSQRAFAIGVLAECFEGLKEYTRNWIDSLLPIFLSCVQDRNNAVRSNTVYGLGEMVMHGKECTFGHYPQIMAALSQLVSKEQHAGTLDNLCGALARLIITNSSLVPMKSVFPVFVEYLPLREDFTENLTVFQCLDLLYRQGDENLLPVLSRVVIAGLQVLYKKEHDTDECRELVYNLVKQIRNDFPDKFSEAVHSSNEALQHVQSLSFK; encoded by the exons atggagcaaataATTAGGAACCTTCTAGTGGCCGACAACGATTTAATACAGCAA GCATCGGCCGACTTAAAGGAAGCGTTCAAGAAGCCGGAAACGATTCCCCAGCTGTGTGAAATATGTGTCACTAATAGTGATCCCCAGGTACGGCAGTACGCTGCCATGCTGCTAAAAAAGCATCTCGGGAAGTTGCGTGCGTGGCGCGAAGTGCCGGTCGAAACGCAAACCCTGATCAAGAAGGGCATGCTGGAAGCGATTGTGAACGAATCGGAAAAGTCGGTCCGAAATGCAATTACCGGTTTCGTTGGGGTGCTCGTAAAACACGAGGCCGAAAGAGAGGACGGTTGGATGGGGGAGGTGTTGAAATTCATGTTCGAAAGCACTAGCTCGAGTGATCCGAAGCTGAGCGAGCTTGGTTCGTCAGTATTTGCCACACTGACCGATGTTGCACCGGACCAATTTATGCCCCATATCGAGATGGTGTGTCAGCTGTTCTCGTCCGCGCTGATGGCGACGGAAGCGGGCGGTAATATGGCTACGCCAGTAATCTACAACATCCTTCTCGGCATGTCTCATCTCGTACCCTTCATACCGGGCCGGCAGGAAGTGGAACAGACCTACCAAGACTCAATACCGTACGTGCTGAAAGCGTTGGGAGCATTTGCCATGCAAGATTCGTTCAAGTTCATCGAAGCGTTCGATATATTGGAAAATTTGGCCGACGAATCGTCGCGCACACTTTCCCCGCACATGAAGCTACTGATCGATTTCTGTCTACAGCTGGCCGGCAATACCCAGTTGGACGATTCTGTGCGCGTAAAAACGATCACCTTCATTGGATGGTTGGTgcggttgaagaaaaaaatgatcaTCAAACAGAAGCTGGTGGAACCGATCGTGAATGCACTGTTTGCACTGATGAGCGTGGCGCCGGAAGTggaggatgaggatgaagaGTACTTTGGTAGCAACGAGGTGTCGACACCCAGCACCTGTGCTACCCAGTCGCTCGATGTGCTCGCGTTGCACATTCCACCGAAACAGCTATTCCCACCGCTGATGGCATTGCTCGAACCGGCCCTAGCCGGAGTTGATCCACTGCCCAAGAAAGCGGCCTACCTTTCGATCGCGGTCATCGCTGAGGGATGCTCGGAGCACATCTGTAGCAAATATCTGCGCGTACTGGTGGATGTTATCAAGCGTGGCATTACCGATGAGAACGTGATGATACGCAATGCGGCACTGTTTGCGCTCGGCCAATTCTCTGAACATTTGCAGCCGGAAATTTCTCAGCATGCGGATGAAATTTTGCCCATTTTGTTCGAGTTTTTGCAGCAGCTGTGCTTGCAGATTCGCTCCGGTGGGAAGGAACCGCCCCATATCGATCGTGTGTTTTACGCCCTCGAGACAACGTGCGAGAATCTCGAGGAACAGGTAACACCGTACCTTCCGATGCTGATGGAACGGTTGTTTGAATCGCTGGATTCTCGCAACAGCGTGCATTTGCGTGAGCTGTCGCTGACAACGATCGGTGCAACGGCCAGTGCAGCCAAAGAGCACATGCTGCCGTACTTTCCACGGCTGATCGATTGTTTGAAGGTGTACTTGGTGAAGACGGACGACGAAGACATCTGTACGCTGCGTCCGCAAGCGATCGATACATTCGCGGCGCTGGTGCGAACGATCGGGCGCGATAATTTCTTACCGCTGGCGGTAGACACACTCAACATGGGCCTCACAATGATGGACGAATCGAATGATCCCGATCTGCGCCGCAGCTGTTACAATCTGTTCGCCTCGATGGCATCGTCCGTGAAGGAGGATATGGCTGGATCGTTGAATAAGATCGTCGAAACGATGCTGGAGAGCGTGCGCAGTTCGGAGGGTATTGTGCCAACGTTCAAAGATGGTGGTGCTGGCGATGATATGCCCATCCTGCCAAACggtgctgttggtggtgcGAACGGTTCCGGTGACGGagacgacgaggacgacgagTTCGACATTGAAAACTCGATCGAagatgaggaggaggacgaagaAGATATCGCCGGGTATAGTATCGAGAATGCGTACATGGACGAAAAGGAGGAAGCGATCCTAGCGCTGATGGAGTTTGCCGAACACACAGGATCTGCCTTTGCGCCCTTCATTCAGACGGCGTTTGAAGAAATTTACAAACTGCTAAACCATCCGAACGAGGACATCCGGAAAGCGTCAATCGATGCGGTAAAACAGTTTGTGGTGGCATTGCATCAGCTGGGCAACATGGAAGGTGTGAATCAAACAATCCTCATTTTGATACCGAAGCTGAGCGAAATTATCCGCACGGACGAAGAGCGGACCGTGGTCATGTCGGCGTTGGATGGATTTAGCGATATTCTGCAGGAGGTAGGAGCGGCTACGTTCCAGGCCGATGGGCAGAAGGATGCCGTGTTCAACTGTATTGTGGATGTGCTGAATGGTAAGGTCGCCTGCCAGTTTGATGAGCCGGTCGACGAGGAGCAGGAAGAGAGCGAGTACGATGAGGCGATCCTCGAGTCGGCGGGTGATATTCTACCCAAGTTTGGACGCGCCCTGCCGGCGGAAGAGTTTGCCGTATACTTTGGACGGGTGTGGCCGTACTTTATACAGAAAATT GAAAAGTCTAAACAAAAGGACGAAACAACCGACTCGCAGCGTGCCTTCGCGATCGGAGTGCTGGCTGAGTGTTTCGAGGGTCTGAAAGAGTATACGCGCAACTGGATCGATTCGCTGCTGCCGATTTTCCTGTCGTGTGTACAGGACCGTAACAACGCAGTTCGTAGCAATACGGTTTACGGGCTGGGAGAGATGGTGATGCATGGAAAGGAATGCACCTTCGG TCACTATCCACAAATAATGGCAGCTCTCTCGCAGCTCGTATCCAAAGAACAGCATGCCGGCACGCTAGACAATCTGTGCGGTGCGTTGGCTCGACTCATTATAACCAATTCCAGTCTGGTCCCGATGAAAAGC GTATTTCCCGTGTTTGTAGAGTATCTTCCGTTGCGGGAAGATTTCACCGAAAATTTAACCGTGTTCCAGTGCCTTGACCTACTGTACCGACAGGGCGACGAAAATCTGTTGCCAGTGTTGTCCCGTGTTGTGATTGCTGGTTTGCAGGTGCTGTACAAGAAGGAACACGATACGGATG AATGCCGCGAGCTGGTGTACAATCTGGTCAAGCAAATCCGCAACGACTTCCCGGACAAATTTAGCGAAGCAGTTCACAGTAGCAACGAAGCTTTGCAGCACGTGCAATCGCTATCTTTCAAGTAG
- the LOC126562465 gene encoding uncharacterized protein LOC126562465, which yields MGDELDMNFGGLRDKNEIIRKYVDNLNRLRHLAARRGQISESEFNNYLIRHYFHNNNIINYIFDKHTSRTLLKTVIERKKKIINFIFLLVTLFVVFSYKHEVSTIVLRNIQSFIYPGMRFWRKATVPIIASYPALTEYYDESCLLTNPYFQVENLNCDPCADVANVLDFTAVHEPRSSLAASTAVNYPYIFKTQKELVDIGSLQALVEQHRSVFTKDAYRVQSTDDAIHNLDDLFRVFANVSGTTGGSGARGTNAPESHNVWRCNRMEPARLLRRLFPRPNRLPATGVSLERYLLIDTPQAPLYSVPDAECANMFVIQGSGSRTFMLRPTQECRHRCRTLSVRLPPYYGLIYNWWYWRPVSLPEFTAKTPSISYVGSYC from the exons ATGGGTGACGAGCTGGACATGAATTTTGGGGGTTTGCGGGACAAGAATGAGATCATCCGAAAGTACGTAGATAATCTAAACCGTCTGCGGCATCTGGCGGCTCGACGCGGCCAAATCAGTGAGAGCGAGTTCAACAACTACCTGATCCGGCACTActtccacaacaacaacatcatcaactaCATCTTCGACAAGCACACAAGCCGCACCCTGCTGAAGACGGTGATTGAGCGGAAGAAAAAGATTATTAACTTTATCTTTCTGCTGGTAACGCTGTTTGTCGTGTTCTCGTACAAGCATGAGGTGTCGACGATCGTGCTGCGCAATATTCAAAGCTTCATATATCCGGGAATGCGCTTCTGGCGGAAGGCGACCGTACCGATCATTGCGTCATATCCGGCGCTCACCGAGTACTACGACGAAAGCTGTCTGCTGACCAATCCGTACTTTCAGGTAGAAAATCTCAACTGTGATCCGTGCGCGGACGTGGCGAACGTGCTCGATTTCACCGCCGTGCACGAACCGCGCTCGTCGCTGGCCGCTTCGACCGCTGTCAATTATCCGtacattttcaaaacacaaaaagagcTGGTCGACATCGGTAGTTTGCAAGCGCTGGTCGAACAGCACCGGTCAGTCTTTACCAAGGATGCGTACCGGGTACAATCGACAGACGATGCCATCCACAATCTGGACGATCTGTTTCGGGTGTTTGCAAACGTTAGCGGAACCACCGGTGGTAGTGGTGCCCGTGGCACAAATGCACCCGAAAGTCATAACGTTTGGCGTTGCAACCGGATGGAACCGGCACGGTTGCTGCGTAGGTTGTTTCCCCGGCCTAATCGACTACCAGCGACGGGCGTTAGTTTGGAACGGTACCTGCTAATCGATACACCTCAGGCACCGCTGTACAGTGTGCCCGATGCGGAGTGTGCCAACATGTTCGTGATCCAGGGTAGCGGTAGCCGAACCTTTATGTTACGACCTACGCAGGAATGTAGACATCGCTGCCGAACACTTTCTGTGCGGTTGCCACCTTACTATGGAT TGATCTACAACTGGTGGTACTGGAGGCCAGTATCATTACCAGAATTCACCGCAAAAACCCCATCGATTAGCTATGTAGGCAGTTACTGTTGA
- the LOC126562002 gene encoding acetyl-coenzyme A transporter 1: MSNRRKKTDRANHETLLPLADDEEKHEKSDLRGDWGNIAILFFLYLLQGIPIGLASAIPMLLQNRGASYKQQAEFSFAHWPFSLKLLWAPIVDSLFWKRFGRRKSWLIPTQYLIGIFMLILSLHVNRWLGAERSTTTEFKDHSSVESGSTLNIPLLSFIFFMLNFLAATQDIAVDGWALTMLKRCNVGHASTCNSVGQTAGYFLGYVAFMALESAEFCNSYLRSEPAPEGLVNLSGYLWFWGLVFLVTTTLVAFGKRELAPSIDRGHEEHLELDIKQTYRLLVDIMKMKPILTLVAVLLTAKAGYAACDAVTSLKLIDAGVPKDKLALLVVPLVPLQIVLPLAISKYTAGTRPMEVYLKAIPYRIALTLTAAGIVWITPAIIQNHHVPYYYYILLLTNYGLYQIALYSMFVAVMAFFARISDPAVGGTYMTLLNTLSNLGGNWPTTVVLWLVDYVTWRRCSNAAGNDCSDAALKETCTAGGGQCTITIDGYYIEIFICLLYGLLWYRWGSGKIRQLQELPLKAWRVARKVHHRTHSS, encoded by the exons ATGAGCAACAGACGCAAGAAAACCGATCGTGCCAATCACGAAACGCTCCTGCCGCTGGCTGACGATGAGGAGAAGCATGAAAAAAGTGACCTGCGTGGCGACTGGGGCAACATTGCCATACTGTTCTTTCTCTATCTGCTGCAAGGCATTCCGATCGGATTGGCCTCGGCCATACCGATGCTGCTGCAGAATCGTGGTGCAAGCTACAAACAGCAG GCCGAATTCAGCTTCGCTCACTGGCCCTTCAGCTTAAAGCTACTATGGGCACCGATAGTGGATTCACTGTTCTGGAAACGTTTTGGACGACGAAAATCGTGGCTCATCCCAACACAGTATCTGATCGGCATATTTATGCTGATTCTGTCGCTGCACGTGAATCGTTGGCTGGGAGCAGAACGCAGCACCACAACCGAATTCAAAGACCATTCCAGCGTTGAGAGCGGCAGCACACTCAACATTCCGCTACTGAGCTTTATCTTCTTTATGTTAAACTTTCTGGCCGCTACCCAAGACATTGCGGTAGATGGATGGGCCCTGACGATGCTGAAACGTTGCAATGTCGGACATGCTTCGACCTGCAACAGCGTGGGCCAAACGGCGGGATATTTCCTCGGATACGTTGCCTTCATGGCACTGGAATCGGCAGAATTTTGCAACAGCTATTTACGCTCCGAACCCGCACCCGAGGGTTTGGTGAATCTGTCCGGATACCTATGGTTCTGGGGGTTGGTGTTTCTCGTCACAACTACACTGGTGGCGTTCGGGAAACGTGAACTCGCGCCCAGCATCGATCGTGGTCACGAGGAACACTTGGAGCTGGACATTAAGCAAACCTACCGTCTGCTGGTGGatataatgaaaatgaaacctATCCTAACGCTGGTAGCGGTACTGCTAACGGCCAAGGCAGGTTATGCCGCGTGCGATGCAGTTACCTCGCTTAAACTGATCGACGCAGGTGTTCCGAAGGATAAACTGGCACTGCTCGTAGTTCCGCTTGTGCCGCTACAGATCGTTTTACCGCTAGCGATCAGCAAATACACGGCTGGCACGCGACCAATGGAAGTATATCTGAAAGCGATCCCGTACCGGATAGCACTCACACTAACGGCGGCCGGTATCGTATGgatcacaccggccatcatACAAAATCACCACGTACCGTACTATTACTACATACTACTGCTGACAAACTACGGGCTGTATCAGATCGCACTGTACAGCATGTTTGTGGCCGTGATGGCATTTTTCGCACGCATCAGCGATCCTGCCGTTGGTGGCACCTACATGACACTGCTGAACACACTCAGCAATCTCGGAGGCAATTGGCCAACAACCGTTGTGCTGTGGTTAGTGGACTATGTCACGTGGAGACGGTGCTCGAACGCAGCCGGTAATGACTGTTCCGATGCAGCTTTAAAAGAG ACTTGCACCGCCGGTGGTGGTCAGTGTACGATCACGATCGATGGGTATTATATAGAGATATTTATTTGCCTCTTGTATGGGCTCCTCTGGTATCGGTGGGGCAGTGGCAAAATACGTCAACTACAGGAACTACCGCTCAAAGCGTGGCGCGTAGCGCGCAAAGTTCACCACCGTACGCATAGCAGCTAG
- the LOC126561642 gene encoding probable ATP-dependent RNA helicase Dbp73D, with product MELFAVNRYDTTKLNADDERAQEEIILQKLQARKEKKARLSASQTRLSPENQVQQIQPPEGLVNDEGAKLETEQEEKLEPELPQTEVAGKQHETPVKDDKEHHKQSIVDSGDKQMGDFIVLGGDKLHRLKQTDEVLPPWLSHPTIIVRELSSKGPSIKKQPYLDDAIKSNLKRMGYKRLFPVQEKVIPWILEAHGKPAPFWPRDVCISSPTGSGKTLAFAVPVVQLLMHRVAPAVRALVILPVQELAEQVFQVFRKMCEGTTISPVVLSRGIPLEAEQKKLVKYCNGAYVSKVDIVVTTAGRLIEHLHSTKGFTLRHLRFLIVDEADKVMNQIQNDWLYHLNKHVKQESDEYLLGRSSELLSQAELFDRPRQPHKLLFSATFKRDAEKLKTLKLFHPKLFTAVMDPQERTIMAQHTAAQQQQEPRRGKFAGQYTTPLELKEFVCLTDQRNKPLTLYGLIRENGYRKFLVFTNGISSSHRLSFVLQRLFGTEMVIEEWSSSLSPATRRNVLSRFSMGKVNGIICTDALARGIDIESIEVVISYDMPNHVDKYIHRIGRTARAGYSGTAITLVTEDERKKFKSILKEADKKELEAIEVSPSTEEQYAAQYASALNDLREALALETEVINKLRNGVTIGNMTRVNLLTKLKDQVDITYSTEIIKSLKLLPKSWTNEAIELKAQAGRKRKEEAPAAGEDVVNAKRAKVNDESGKMVNGNAKKLSGEKRKLTNGNDSTAETPITEPPVSGDRKNTTKANKKRKGRKRKSASSGMLAAAVKLLPNGTSTKGSEKKGESKKLKRVRIKRKLHSDGKVTKNRWRRNGAQTETVQHKVAADE from the exons ATGGAGCTTTTCGCCGTAAACag ATACGATACGACCAAACTCAACGCGGATGACGAGAGAGCGCAAGAGGAAATTATTCTGCAGAAACTTCAGGCACGCAAGGAAAAGAAGGCACGATTGTCAGCGTCCCAAACTAGACTATCACCAGAAAACCAGGTACAGCAAATTCAACCGCCCGAAGGGTTAGTAAACGATGAAGGTGCAAAACTGGAAACAGAACAGGAAGAAAAGCTCGAACCAGAACTACCACAGACGGAAGTGGCCGGTAAGCAGCATGAGACACCTGTTAAGGATGATAAAGAACACCATAAACAGTCCATCGTCGATAGCGGTGATAAGCAGATGGGCGACTTCATTGTGCTGGGTGGTGATAAACTGCACCGATTGAAACAAACGGACGAAGTGCTTCCACCCTGGCTGTCGCATCCCACCATCATCGTGCGCGAGCTTTCCTCCAAAGGACCTTCGATAAAGAAGCAACCGTATCTGGACGATGCGATAAAAAGCAACTTGAAACGCATGGGTTACAAACGGCTGTTTCCGGTGCAGGAAAAAGTTATTCCCTGGATACTGGAAGCGCACGGCAAACCGGCACCTTTCTGGCCCCGTGATGTGTGCATTTCATCGCCAACCGGTAGTGGTAAAACGCTCGCCTTTGCTGTGCCTGTTGTGCAGCTGCTAATGCATCGTGTTGCTCCCGCCGTGCGTGCACTGGTCATTCTTCCTGTTCAGGAGTTGGCGGAACAAGTATTTCAGGTGTTTCGAAAAATGTGTGAAGGCACCACCATTAGCCCGGTGGTGCTTTCGCGTGGCATACCGCTTGAAGCGGAACAAAAGAAGCTAGTCAAATACTGCAATGGAGCGTACGTGTCGAAGGTGGACATCGTGGTCACTACAGCGGGTCGGCTGATCGAACATTTGCATTCCACCAAAGGGTTTACGCTGCGTCACCTTCGATTTTTGATCGTGGACGAGGCGGACAAGGTGATGAACCAGATACAGAACGATTGGCTGTACCATCTAAACAAACACGTCAAACAGGAATCGGATGAATATTTGTTAGGACGCAGCAGCGAGCTACTGTCGCAGGCTGAGCTGTTTGATCGGCCTCGGCAACCGCACAAGCTTCTATTCTCGGCCACCTTCAAGCGGGACGCCGAGAAATTGAAAACGCTCAAGCTGTTCCATCCGAAGCTGTTTACGGCTGTAATGGATCCACAGGAGCGAACGATTATGGCACAACACACCgcagcacaacaacagcaagaacCTCGGCGTGGCAAATTTGCCGGCCAGTACACGACACCGCTCGAGCTGAAGGAATTTGTCTGCCTGACGGATCAACGCAACAAACCACTGACCCTTTACGGGCTGATACGCGAGAATGGATATCGAAAGTTTTTGGTGTTTACCAACGGTATCAGCAGCTCGCATCGGCTTTCGTTCGTATTGCAGCGACTGTTCGGGACGGAAATGGTGATCGAGGAATGGTCGTCTTCGCTCTCTCCGGCCACAAGACGGAACGTGCTTAGCCGGTTCAGCATGGGCAAGGTGAATGGAATCATCTGTACGGATGCATTGGCCCGTGGTATTGATATCGAAAGCATCGAGGTGGTCATTTCGTACGATATGCCTAACCACGTGGACAAGTACATCCACCGTATTGGTCGTACGGCGCGCGCTGGCTACAGTGGAACGGCCATCACCTTGGTGACGGAGgatgaaaggaaaaagtttAAG TCAATTTTGAAAGAGGCAGACAAAAAGGAGCTTGAAGCGATCGAGGTCAGTCCATCGACGGAGGAACAGTATGCTGCCCAGTATGCTAGTGCGCTCAACGATTTACGTGAAGCCCTTGCACTGGAAACGGAAGTGATCAATAAATTACGCAACGGAGTAACTATTGGCAATAtg ACGCGAGTCAATCTACTCACCAAGCTGAAGGATCAGGTCGATATTACCTACTCAACGGAAATCATAAAATCGCTGAAATTGCTACCGAAAAGTTGGACAAATGAAGCAATAGAATTAAAAGCTCAAGCAGGCAGAAAGCGCAAAGAAGAAGCACCAGCAGCTGGGGAAGACGTTGTAAATGCCAAACGTGCTAAAGTGAATGATGAAAGTGGAAAGATGGTAAATGGAAACGCTAAGAAACTAAGCGGCGAAAAGCGCAAATTAACCAATGGTAATGATAGTACTGCCGAGACTCCCATAACCGAACCACCTGTAAGCGGTGATAGGAAGAACACGACGAAAGCTAACAAAAAACGTAAGGGAAGGAAGCGTAAATCGGCATCTTCCGGTATGTTGGCGGCGGCAGTTAAATTGTTGCCAAATGGTACATCTACAAAAGGTTcagaaaagaaaggagaaTCGAAAAAGCTGAAGCGCGTGCGAATTAAACGAAAACTGCATAGCGATGGAAAGGTGACGAAGAATCGTTGGAGACGCAATGGAGCTCAAACAGAAACAGTTCAACATAAAGTTGCTGCCGATGAGTGA